One Rhodobacter sp. CZR27 DNA segment encodes these proteins:
- the rpoN gene encoding RNA polymerase factor sigma-54, translating to MKSRQRISIAQTQRLQLNLGLTASIRMLSADAAGLTRYLEEQAAENPHIRLERVQSTEWLPRWTQLLPRLAAGDSHPVETAGAPGPSLMAHVMAEIDRLFPGGPDRRIAVALAEGLEPTGWLGSDLAAVAAQACATPDEVAAVLEQLQRIEPAGLFARNLAECLRLQAQEADVLDRTLSVMLDHLDLVAQGNFGRLARMCEVEEGQILARLRLIRGFDPKPGAQFDPGSAPVREPDLLVTRGENGWEVALNRSAMPSVQVSRPETRPATPAARAAWSQAQAVGRMIETRNATLLRVAREILSRQAAALDEGPAALVSLTMAEVAEALGIHESTVSRVVAGTCVDTPRGTWWLRRLFCGRIGEDGPSAAAIRAAISRLVGAEDAAAPLSDGALVEALAREGMVLARRTVAKYREMLNIPPGHRRRRRPSRVA from the coding sequence ATGAAGTCCAGACAGCGCATCAGTATCGCCCAGACGCAAAGGTTGCAGCTGAACCTCGGGCTGACCGCCTCGATCCGCATGCTGAGCGCCGATGCCGCCGGCCTCACCCGCTATCTCGAAGAGCAGGCCGCCGAGAATCCGCACATCCGGCTGGAGCGGGTGCAGTCCACGGAATGGCTGCCGCGCTGGACGCAGCTTCTGCCCCGGCTTGCGGCCGGTGACAGCCATCCGGTCGAGACGGCCGGGGCGCCCGGTCCCAGCCTGATGGCGCATGTCATGGCCGAGATCGACCGGCTGTTCCCGGGCGGACCCGACCGGCGCATCGCCGTGGCGCTGGCCGAGGGGCTGGAGCCGACCGGCTGGCTGGGATCGGACCTTGCGGCGGTCGCCGCGCAGGCCTGCGCCACACCGGACGAGGTCGCGGCCGTGCTCGAGCAATTGCAGCGGATCGAGCCTGCGGGCCTCTTCGCGCGGAACCTTGCCGAATGCCTGCGGCTGCAGGCGCAGGAGGCCGATGTTCTCGACCGGACGCTTTCTGTGATGCTCGACCACCTTGATCTCGTGGCGCAGGGCAACTTCGGCCGCCTTGCCCGGATGTGCGAGGTGGAGGAGGGGCAGATCCTTGCCCGGCTGCGGCTGATCCGCGGCTTCGACCCCAAGCCGGGCGCGCAGTTCGATCCCGGCTCCGCCCCGGTGCGCGAGCCGGACCTGCTGGTCACCCGCGGCGAGAACGGCTGGGAGGTCGCGCTGAACCGCTCGGCCATGCCCTCGGTGCAGGTGAGCCGGCCAGAGACCCGCCCTGCGACCCCGGCCGCCCGCGCCGCCTGGTCGCAGGCGCAGGCGGTGGGGCGGATGATCGAAACCCGCAACGCCACCCTTCTGCGCGTCGCGCGCGAGATCCTGTCGCGGCAGGCGGCGGCGCTGGACGAAGGCCCGGCGGCGCTGGTCTCGCTGACCATGGCAGAGGTGGCCGAGGCGCTCGGCATCCACGAGAGCACGGTGAGCCGCGTGGTCGCCGGCACCTGTGTGGACACGCCGCGCGGCACGTGGTGGCTGCGGCGCCTGTTCTGCGGCCGGATTGGCGAGGACGGCCCTTCGGCCGCCGCGATCCGCGCCGCCATTTCCCGGCTGGTCGGGGCCGAGGATGCCGCAGCGCCGCTCTCCGACGGGGCGCTGGTCGAGGCGCTGGCGCGCGAGGGGATGGTGCTCGCCCGCCGCACCGTCGCGAAATACCGCGAGATGCTGAACATCCCGCCCGGCCACCGCCGCCGCCGCCGCCCCTCGCGCGTGGCCTGA
- a CDS encoding hydantoinase/oxoprolinase N-terminal domain-containing protein: MKRLLGVDTGGTYTDAVIVDPEQDRVVGSAKSLTTRADLSLGIGRAIDAALAEARVAATDIGMVSLSTTLATNALVEGQGSRVALIFIGFDRADLDRAGLAEALGGDPVIHLAGGHGPSGAEVAPLDLARLEAEVAAVAPEVMAFAIAASFATRNPAHEIAARDIVRRVARCPVTCSHELSARLGGPKRALTAVLNARLVGMIDRLVAACERHLAAIRIDAPLMVVRGDGALISAAVARERPIETILSGPAASIVGARWLTQVPDALVADIGGTTTDVAVLRDGLPEIDPEGARVGGYRTMVEAVAMRTTGLGGDSEVHLPEGLEGVLRLGPRRLVPVALLAAEHPACVHAALDRSLLSDAPAELDGRFVLPTGLAPTGLAPREAQLLDRIAGPMPLATAIRTRLDLAALERLVARGLVMLSGVTPSDASHVLGRLDSWDGLAAGKALALMARRRNARGDRTASDARTLAEAILDRLTDQTIDCLLEVALAEDGFEDPAALVRHPLLRAGLARQQGTLALSCGLRLPVVGLGASARSYYPSVGTRLGCEMILPDHAGVANAIGAVVGLVSQRLTAQVTSPGEGRYCAHLPDGPRTFPDPGSALEAAESVLRAEVTRRAVEAGADEPRVTVVRDLREVSVEGQSMFLEGTVTATAAGRPRMARS; the protein is encoded by the coding sequence ATGAAACGACTTCTCGGGGTCGATACCGGGGGCACCTACACGGATGCCGTGATCGTTGATCCGGAGCAGGATCGCGTGGTCGGATCGGCGAAGTCGCTGACGACGCGGGCGGACCTGTCGCTTGGCATCGGACGCGCCATCGACGCGGCGCTGGCCGAGGCCCGGGTGGCGGCCACGGACATCGGCATGGTCTCGCTCTCCACGACGCTGGCGACGAATGCGCTGGTGGAGGGTCAGGGCAGTCGCGTCGCGCTGATCTTCATCGGCTTCGACCGGGCCGATCTGGACCGCGCCGGTCTGGCCGAGGCTCTGGGCGGCGACCCGGTGATCCATCTGGCGGGCGGGCACGGCCCTTCCGGCGCCGAGGTGGCGCCGCTGGACCTCGCCCGCCTCGAGGCCGAGGTGGCGGCCGTCGCGCCCGAGGTGATGGCCTTCGCGATCGCGGCCAGCTTCGCCACCCGCAACCCCGCGCACGAGATTGCGGCGCGCGACATCGTCCGCCGGGTGGCGCGATGCCCGGTGACCTGTTCGCACGAGTTGTCCGCCCGGCTGGGCGGGCCGAAGCGCGCACTGACGGCGGTGCTCAACGCAAGGCTCGTCGGGATGATCGACCGGCTGGTGGCTGCCTGCGAGCGTCACCTCGCCGCCATCCGGATAGACGCGCCGCTGATGGTGGTGCGTGGCGACGGCGCGCTGATTTCGGCGGCGGTCGCGCGCGAGCGGCCGATCGAGACCATCCTTTCCGGCCCGGCGGCCAGCATCGTGGGCGCCCGCTGGCTGACGCAGGTCCCGGACGCGCTGGTCGCCGACATCGGCGGCACGACGACCGACGTCGCCGTGCTGCGCGACGGCCTGCCCGAGATCGATCCGGAAGGAGCCCGGGTCGGCGGCTACCGGACCATGGTCGAGGCGGTCGCCATGCGCACGACGGGCCTTGGCGGCGACAGCGAGGTGCATTTGCCGGAAGGGCTGGAGGGCGTGCTGCGGCTGGGTCCCCGCAGGCTGGTCCCCGTCGCCCTGCTCGCGGCGGAGCATCCCGCCTGCGTGCATGCCGCGCTGGATCGCAGCCTGCTTTCGGACGCTCCGGCCGAGCTTGACGGCCGCTTCGTGCTGCCGACCGGTCTTGCCCCCACCGGTCTTGCCCCGCGCGAGGCGCAGCTTCTTGACCGGATCGCGGGGCCGATGCCGCTCGCCACAGCGATCCGGACACGGCTGGACCTCGCGGCGCTGGAGCGGCTGGTGGCACGGGGGCTGGTGATGCTGTCCGGCGTGACGCCCTCGGATGCGAGCCATGTGCTTGGCCGCCTCGACAGCTGGGACGGGCTGGCAGCCGGGAAGGCGCTTGCCCTGATGGCCCGGCGGCGGAACGCGCGCGGGGACCGCACCGCCTCGGACGCCCGCACCCTTGCCGAGGCGATCCTGGACCGACTGACCGATCAGACGATCGACTGCCTGCTCGAGGTTGCCCTGGCGGAGGACGGCTTCGAGGATCCGGCGGCCCTTGTCCGCCACCCGCTGCTGCGTGCGGGCCTCGCGCGGCAGCAGGGAACGCTGGCGCTGTCCTGCGGCCTCCGGTTGCCCGTGGTGGGCCTCGGCGCCTCGGCGCGCAGCTACTACCCTTCCGTCGGGACCCGGCTGGGCTGCGAGATGATCCTGCCCGACCACGCCGGAGTGGCGAACGCCATCGGGGCGGTGGTTGGGCTCGTATCGCAGCGCCTGACGGCGCAGGTCACCAGCCCGGGCGAGGGACGCTATTGCGCCCACCTGCCCGACGGCCCCCGGACCTTCCCCGACCCGGGCTCCGCCCTTGAAGCTGCCGAGAGCGTCCTGCGGGCCGAGGTCACCCGCCGCGCGGTGGAAGCGGGCGCCGACGAGCCGCGCGTGACGGTGGTGCGCGATCTGCGCGAGGTCTCGGTGGAGGGCCAGTCGATGTTTCTGGAAGGCACGGTGACAGCGACCGCCGCCGGGCGGCCGCGCATGGCCCGATCCTGA
- a CDS encoding AraC family transcriptional regulator: MAQTHDLASRSFAPASGGTAADPLSDVLQTVRLNGALFFRVEASCPWCVDVPEAGAFQELVLPGSTAVVSYHVVTAGIGWVMMAGEKPVRFEAGDVLIFAHGDAYSLKSDPEAPPEYPADATVAFLGEMAAGRLPFDVMEGGGAPPRARYVCGYLGCDAGPFNPVLDALPAFLRVKRSTAGPDLLDHLLDFALAPDRGGPGSAIVRLRLCELVFIEALRRHLSSLPASSSGWLAGLRDPLVGRALALLHAEPAQPWTVADLARAAGTSRAVLAARFAERVGMPPIQYLANWRMQCAVQKLAAPGARVASIAHEVGYESEAAFCRAFKKVTGVPPAQWQKRTTRRLLPCEATPRPHGA; this comes from the coding sequence ATGGCTCAGACCCATGACCTGGCGTCTCGATCATTTGCTCCCGCGTCCGGTGGCACCGCGGCGGACCCCCTTTCGGACGTCCTCCAGACGGTTCGGCTGAATGGAGCGCTGTTCTTTCGGGTCGAGGCCTCCTGCCCTTGGTGCGTCGACGTTCCCGAAGCCGGCGCATTCCAGGAACTCGTCCTGCCGGGTTCGACGGCCGTCGTCTCCTACCATGTGGTAACCGCCGGCATCGGTTGGGTGATGATGGCGGGGGAGAAGCCTGTCCGCTTCGAGGCCGGGGACGTGCTCATCTTCGCGCACGGGGACGCCTACAGCCTCAAGAGCGACCCCGAGGCTCCACCCGAGTACCCGGCGGACGCCACGGTCGCCTTCCTCGGGGAGATGGCGGCCGGACGGCTGCCGTTCGACGTCATGGAAGGGGGCGGCGCGCCGCCCCGAGCCCGCTACGTCTGCGGCTATCTCGGCTGCGACGCTGGTCCGTTCAACCCGGTGCTGGACGCCCTCCCGGCCTTCCTGCGTGTGAAGCGCAGCACCGCCGGGCCCGACCTGCTCGATCATCTGCTCGACTTCGCCCTCGCGCCTGATCGCGGTGGTCCCGGAAGTGCGATCGTGCGCTTGCGTCTCTGCGAACTCGTGTTCATCGAGGCGCTGCGCCGCCATCTGAGCTCACTACCCGCCTCATCCAGCGGCTGGCTCGCCGGACTGCGCGATCCCCTGGTCGGCCGAGCGCTGGCGCTGTTGCACGCGGAGCCGGCGCAACCTTGGACGGTGGCGGACCTCGCCCGGGCAGCCGGAACCTCTCGTGCGGTGCTGGCAGCCCGCTTTGCCGAGCGCGTGGGAATGCCGCCCATCCAGTATCTCGCCAACTGGCGCATGCAATGTGCCGTGCAAAAGCTGGCCGCCCCGGGAGCGCGCGTCGCCTCCATCGCGCATGAGGTCGGCTACGAGTCGGAGGCAGCATTCTGTCGGGCATTCAAGAAGGTCACCGGAGTTCCGCCCGCGCAATGGCAGAAGCGCACGACGCGGCGGCTCCTGCCTTGTGAGGCAACGCCCCGGCCGCACGGAGCCTGA
- a CDS encoding class I SAM-dependent methyltransferase gives MDTVTKAGPAEVYERAFVPALFAQWGPVLAELAAVAPGKRVLDVGCGTGAATIAAASRAAPDGRVIGLDPNPEMLAVARRKPGIEWVEGRAEALPFPDATQDAVISQFAMMFFENRVAALKEMARVLSPGGRMAVAVCGALTASPGYHALVGLLDRLFGRDIGDAFRSPFVLGNAAALEALADEAELKAASVAERVGTVRFGSIADLVATERACVWTLGGLLDDDQFACLRDAAERELAPFKTENGIAFDMPALILTARV, from the coding sequence ATGGACACCGTTACGAAAGCCGGACCTGCCGAGGTCTACGAGCGCGCATTCGTGCCGGCCCTTTTTGCGCAGTGGGGTCCGGTTCTGGCGGAGCTTGCGGCGGTCGCGCCAGGGAAGCGCGTTCTGGATGTCGGCTGCGGCACCGGCGCTGCAACCATCGCGGCAGCGAGCAGGGCGGCGCCGGATGGCCGGGTCATCGGACTCGATCCCAACCCGGAGATGCTCGCCGTCGCCCGGCGCAAGCCCGGCATCGAGTGGGTGGAAGGGCGGGCGGAGGCGCTCCCGTTCCCGGACGCGACCCAGGACGCGGTGATCAGCCAATTCGCCATGATGTTCTTCGAAAACCGTGTCGCGGCGCTGAAGGAAATGGCGCGGGTGCTCTCTCCAGGTGGCCGCATGGCTGTCGCGGTCTGTGGCGCGCTGACGGCCTCACCAGGCTACCATGCGCTCGTCGGGCTGCTCGACCGCCTCTTCGGGCGCGACATCGGCGATGCCTTCCGATCTCCCTTCGTGCTCGGCAATGCGGCGGCGCTGGAGGCGCTCGCCGACGAAGCGGAGCTCAAGGCCGCTTCCGTGGCGGAGAGGGTCGGCACAGTGCGCTTCGGCTCGATCGCCGATCTCGTGGCAACGGAACGCGCCTGTGTCTGGACGCTTGGCGGTCTGCTCGACGACGATCAATTCGCCTGCTTGCGGGATGCCGCAGAGCGCGAACTGGCGCCGTTCAAGACGGAGAACGGCATTGCGTTCGACATGCCCGCGCTGATCCTCACCGCGCGCGTGTAA